One region of Gigantopelta aegis isolate Gae_Host chromosome 7, Gae_host_genome, whole genome shotgun sequence genomic DNA includes:
- the LOC121377919 gene encoding clumping factor A-like, with translation MGTSLYISQTSKATCVTPTTGNSDKICSTLSVRTMVVSDNASDDSDNASDDDNVNDDSDNVSDDSDNASDDDNASDDSDNASDDDNANDDSDNVSDNASDDIDNACDDSDNASDDSDNASDDDNASDDSDNASDDSDNVSDDDNASDNASDDSDNASDDDNASDNSDNVSDDNNASDDSDNVSDGSDNASDDDVSDDSDNASDDDNASDDSDNANDDSDNGSDDSDNVSDNASDDDNASDDTDNASDDSDNASDDDNASDNVSDDSDNVSDDSDNTNDDDNASDDSDNVSDDASDDSDNTR, from the exons ATGGGAACGAGCTTGTACATTTCTCAGACATCAAAGGCCACCTGCGTCACGCCGACCACAGGTAACTCTGATAAGATTTGTTCGACTCTGAGCGTGAGAACCATGGTCGTATC CGATAACGCGAGCGATGACAGCGATAACGCGAGCGATGACGATAATGTGAACGATGATAGCGATAATGTGAGCGATGATAGCGATAACGCGAGCGATGACGATAATGCGAGCGATGACAGCGATAACGCGAGCGATGACGATAATGCGAACGATGATAGCGATAATGTGAGCGATAACGCGAGCGATGACATCGATAACGCGTGCGATGATAGCGATAATGCGAGCGATGATAGCGATAACGCGAGCGATGACGATAATGCGAGCGATGATAGCGATAATGCGAGCGATGATAGCGATAATGTGAGCGATGACGATAATGCGAGCGATAACGCGAGCGATGATAGCGATAACGCGAGCGATGACGATAATGCGAGCGATAATAGCGATAATGTGAGCGATGACAATAACGCGAGCGATGATAGCGATAATGTGAGCGATGGTAGCGATAATGCGAGCGATGACGATGTGAGTGACGATAGCGATAACGCGAGCGATGACGATAATGCGAGCGATGATAGCGATAACGCGAACGATGATAGCGATAATGGGAGCGATGATAGCGATAATGTGAGCGATAATGCGAGCGATGACGATAATGCGAGCGATGACACCGATAACGCGAGCGATGATAGCGATAATGCGAGCGATGACGATAATGCGAGCGATAATGTGAGCGATGATAGCGATAATGTGAGCGATGATAGCGATAACACGAACGATGACGATAATGCGAGCGATGATAGCGATAATGTGAGCGATGATGCGAGCGATGATAGCGATAACACACGGTAA